The following proteins are co-located in the Wenzhouxiangella marina genome:
- the rplI gene encoding 50S ribosomal protein L9 yields the protein MKLILLENVYNLGGLGDTVTVRPGYGRNFLLPRGKAVAATPENIEKFEAQREELMRQANEKLGVAQARAEAIGGIEEVRFEVALSPEGRLYGSINPQEIAAKLTEMGFAVEKAEVDMPEGPIREPGEYTIGLILHADVQAEVKVTVVGEEG from the coding sequence ATGAAGCTGATTCTGCTTGAAAATGTCTACAATCTCGGCGGTCTGGGCGACACCGTGACCGTGCGTCCGGGCTACGGCCGCAACTTCCTGCTGCCGCGCGGCAAGGCCGTGGCTGCCACGCCGGAGAACATCGAGAAGTTCGAAGCCCAGCGCGAAGAACTGATGCGCCAGGCCAACGAGAAGCTGGGCGTCGCCCAGGCTCGTGCAGAGGCCATCGGTGGCATCGAGGAAGTGCGCTTCGAAGTGGCTCTGAGCCCCGAAGGTCGCCTCTACGGCTCGATCAATCCGCAGGAAATCGCGGCCAAGCTGACCGAAATGGGCTTTGCCGTCGAGAAGGCCGAAGTGGACATGCCGGAAGGCCCGATCCGCGAGCCGGGTGAGTACACCATTGGTCTGATCCTGCACGCGGACGTGCAGGCCGAGGTCAAGGTCACCGTGGTCGGCGAAGAAGGCTGA
- the miaB gene encoding tRNA (N6-isopentenyl adenosine(37)-C2)-methylthiotransferase MiaB, translated as MAGKLYIKTHGCQMNEYDSDKMADVLAASHGMTLTDSPEDADVILINTCSIREKAQEKVFSQLGKWRPLKERNPDVVIGVGGCVASQEGEGIVKRAPFVDLVFGPQTIHRLPGMVDQARDSRKPAIDISFPEIEKFDNLPPAGKQGASAFVSIMEGCSKYCTFCVVPYTRGEEVSRPLDDVIAEVAELAERGVVEINLLGQNVNAYRGPMHGGGTADLALLIHYVSHIEGVERIRFTTSHPVEFSDSLIEAFRDVPKLANYLHLPVQAGSDRILSLMKRGHTVLEYKQKIRKLREVRPDIALSSDFIVGFPGETESDFEQTMDLVRTLNFDQSFSFIYSARPGTPASNFPDNVSLEEKKARLQRLQAQINAQAAAFSEAMVGSDQRIVVEGPSKKNPAELAGRTENNRVVNFPGPAELIGRMATVRITAALSNSLRGRLVGDQDQAA; from the coding sequence ATGGCCGGCAAGCTCTACATCAAGACGCACGGTTGCCAGATGAACGAGTACGACTCGGACAAGATGGCCGACGTGCTCGCCGCCTCGCACGGCATGACCCTGACCGACTCTCCGGAGGACGCCGACGTCATCCTGATCAATACCTGCTCGATCCGCGAGAAGGCGCAGGAAAAGGTGTTCTCCCAGCTTGGCAAGTGGCGCCCACTCAAGGAGCGCAATCCCGACGTGGTCATCGGGGTCGGCGGCTGCGTCGCCAGCCAGGAGGGCGAGGGCATCGTCAAGCGCGCGCCCTTCGTCGATCTGGTGTTCGGGCCGCAGACCATCCATCGCCTGCCCGGCATGGTGGATCAGGCCAGGGACAGCCGCAAGCCGGCCATCGACATCAGCTTTCCGGAGATCGAGAAGTTCGACAATCTGCCGCCGGCCGGGAAGCAGGGCGCCAGCGCCTTCGTCTCGATCATGGAGGGCTGCAGCAAGTACTGCACCTTCTGCGTCGTGCCCTACACGCGCGGCGAAGAGGTCTCTCGACCGCTCGACGACGTCATCGCCGAGGTTGCCGAGCTGGCCGAGCGTGGCGTGGTCGAGATCAACCTGCTCGGCCAGAACGTCAACGCCTACCGGGGTCCCATGCACGGTGGCGGCACGGCGGATCTGGCACTCCTGATCCACTACGTGTCGCACATCGAGGGCGTCGAGCGCATCCGCTTCACCACCTCGCATCCGGTCGAGTTCTCCGACAGCCTGATCGAGGCCTTCCGTGACGTGCCGAAGCTGGCCAACTACCTGCACCTGCCGGTCCAGGCCGGCTCCGACCGCATCCTGTCCTTGATGAAGCGTGGGCACACGGTGCTGGAGTACAAACAGAAGATCCGCAAGTTGCGCGAGGTGCGACCCGATATCGCCCTGTCCTCGGACTTCATCGTCGGTTTTCCCGGCGAGACGGAAAGCGATTTCGAGCAGACCATGGACCTGGTCAGGACGCTCAATTTCGACCAGAGCTTCAGCTTCATCTACTCCGCTCGGCCCGGGACGCCGGCCTCGAACTTCCCGGACAACGTCAGCCTGGAGGAGAAGAAGGCCAGACTTCAGCGCCTGCAGGCCCAGATCAATGCCCAGGCCGCGGCCTTTTCCGAGGCCATGGTCGGCAGCGATCAGCGCATCGTCGTCGAAGGGCCGAGCAAGAAGAACCCGGCCGAACTGGCGGGTCGCACGGAAAACAACCGGGTCGTCAACTTCCCGGGTCCGGCCGAGCTGATCGGGCGTATGGCCACGGTCAGGATCACGGCCGCGCTGTCCAATTCCCTGCGCGGACGTCTGGTCGGCGACCAGGACCAGGCTGCCTGA
- a CDS encoding aldehyde dehydrogenase, translating into MRTVGNFIAGRTQPALEGGSLENLNPATGECIARIPDSGPADVDQAVAAAREAFPDWSARPVADRMERLERLAGLIQANAEELAALESEDTGKPRRLAREIDMQRAEANLRFFARAMSQWSSAGHDMGPTGFNYTRREPLGPVALITPWNLPLYLLTWKLGPALVTGNTVVAKPSELTPLTADALARLANEAGLPAGVFNLVHGLGARCGQALVDHPDIKAVSFTGGTVTGRRIAQSTAPRLIKLSLELGGKNPALVFDDADLDRTVAGLLRAGFTNQGQVCLCSSRFLIHESIYEPLVERLVEAVKGLKVGDPEDEDNTQGALISAAHRDKVLGYIDQARQDGGRILCGGEATRPTGRCQDGAFVLPTLIADLPPESRLHREEIFGPVVTLQRFSSEEEAIALANDVDYGLAATVWTEGLSRAHRVAGRLQSGIVWVNNWLVRDLRTPFGGVKASGLGREGGHWSLEFFTEPKNVFINGD; encoded by the coding sequence GTGAGAACCGTCGGCAACTTCATCGCCGGCCGGACCCAGCCGGCCCTCGAGGGCGGCAGCCTGGAAAACCTCAATCCCGCCACCGGCGAATGCATCGCCCGGATACCCGACTCCGGCCCCGCCGACGTCGATCAGGCCGTGGCCGCAGCGCGCGAAGCCTTCCCGGACTGGTCCGCTCGCCCCGTCGCGGACCGAATGGAGCGCCTGGAGCGCCTGGCCGGTCTGATTCAGGCCAATGCCGAGGAACTGGCCGCCCTCGAGTCCGAAGACACGGGCAAGCCGCGTCGCCTGGCGCGCGAGATCGACATGCAGCGGGCCGAGGCCAACCTGCGTTTCTTCGCCCGAGCGATGAGCCAGTGGTCCAGTGCCGGCCACGACATGGGTCCGACCGGGTTCAACTACACGCGCCGCGAACCGCTGGGGCCCGTGGCCCTGATCACACCCTGGAACCTGCCGCTCTACCTGCTGACTTGGAAGCTCGGACCCGCCCTGGTCACCGGCAACACGGTGGTGGCCAAGCCCTCGGAGCTCACCCCGCTGACCGCCGACGCCCTGGCCCGACTCGCCAACGAGGCAGGCCTTCCGGCAGGCGTCTTCAACCTCGTCCACGGGCTCGGGGCCCGCTGCGGCCAGGCCCTGGTCGATCACCCGGACATCAAGGCCGTCTCCTTCACCGGCGGCACGGTCACGGGGCGTCGCATCGCCCAGTCCACCGCGCCCCGCCTGATCAAGCTCTCGCTGGAACTGGGCGGCAAGAACCCGGCCCTGGTCTTCGACGACGCCGATCTCGACCGGACCGTTGCCGGTCTGCTGCGTGCGGGCTTCACCAATCAGGGCCAGGTCTGCCTGTGCAGCTCGCGCTTCCTGATCCACGAGTCCATCTACGAGCCACTGGTCGAGCGCCTGGTCGAGGCCGTCAAGGGCCTGAAGGTCGGCGACCCCGAGGACGAGGACAACACCCAGGGTGCGCTGATTTCGGCAGCCCATCGCGACAAGGTTCTCGGCTACATCGACCAGGCTCGCCAGGACGGCGGTCGCATTCTCTGCGGCGGCGAAGCCACCCGGCCCACGGGCCGCTGTCAGGACGGTGCTTTCGTGCTGCCCACCCTGATCGCCGACCTGCCCCCCGAGAGCCGTCTGCACCGCGAAGAGATCTTCGGCCCCGTCGTGACCCTGCAGCGCTTTTCGAGCGAGGAGGAAGCGATCGCGCTGGCCAACGACGTCGACTATGGCCTGGCCGCCACGGTCTGGACCGAAGGCCTGTCGCGCGCCCATCGCGTGGCTGGCCGCCTGCAGTCGGGCATCGTCTGGGTCAACAACTGGCTGGTGCGCGACCTGCGCACGCCCTTCGGCGGCGTCAAGGCCTCCGGCCTGGGCCGCGAGGGCGGCCACTGGTCGCTGGAATTCTTCACCGAACCGAAGAACGTCTTCATCAACGGCGACTGA
- the dnaB gene encoding replicative DNA helicase produces MAAEAQLSTLSSAKAPPHSNEAEQSLLGALMLSTDAWDKVADQIDESDFYRANHRLIYRAIAELCQGGQPCDAVTVADWFASRDMLDKVDGGAYLTMLANETPGPANVLGYANIVRERSILRQLIEIGTSIADDALQSGGRNSKELLEEAEKRIYAIADQGAHKQSGYVPIQKVMAEAMDLLNELQENEGELTGVPTGFSELDKRTAGLQPTDLIIVAARPSMGKTTFSMNIAEKAAIRYKVPVAVFSMEMSDTQLVMRLFSSLGQIGQDKLRTGRLDNHDWVNLRSAMTMLKGAQMFIDQTPSLSPVDLRARARRMKRDHDIGLIVIDYLQLMKVPGLGENRTQEISEISRSLKALAKELQVPVIALSQLNRALEQRPDKRPKMADLRESGAIEQDADLILFIYRDEVYNEDSPDKGKAEIIIGKHRNGATGHFNLSFQGEFLRFRDFTYDHHGLDG; encoded by the coding sequence ATGGCCGCTGAAGCACAACTGTCGACCCTGAGCAGCGCCAAGGCGCCGCCGCATTCGAACGAAGCCGAGCAGTCCCTGCTGGGCGCGTTGATGCTGAGCACGGATGCCTGGGACAAGGTGGCCGATCAGATCGACGAGAGCGATTTCTATCGCGCCAATCATCGTCTGATCTACCGGGCCATCGCCGAACTCTGCCAGGGCGGGCAGCCCTGCGATGCCGTCACCGTGGCCGACTGGTTCGCCAGCCGTGACATGCTCGACAAGGTCGACGGGGGCGCCTACCTGACCATGCTCGCGAACGAGACGCCGGGGCCGGCCAATGTGCTGGGCTATGCGAACATCGTTCGCGAGCGATCGATCCTGCGCCAGCTGATCGAGATCGGTACGTCGATCGCCGACGATGCGCTCCAGTCCGGCGGGCGCAACAGCAAGGAGCTGCTGGAAGAGGCCGAGAAGCGGATCTATGCCATCGCCGACCAGGGCGCCCACAAGCAGTCCGGCTACGTGCCGATCCAGAAAGTCATGGCCGAGGCCATGGACCTGCTCAACGAGCTGCAGGAGAACGAAGGCGAACTGACCGGCGTGCCGACCGGGTTCTCCGAGCTCGACAAGCGCACGGCAGGCCTGCAGCCGACCGACCTGATCATCGTCGCGGCTCGACCCTCGATGGGCAAGACCACATTTTCCATGAACATCGCCGAGAAGGCCGCCATTCGCTACAAGGTGCCGGTGGCCGTGTTCTCGATGGAAATGTCGGACACGCAGCTGGTCATGCGCCTGTTCTCCTCCCTGGGGCAGATCGGCCAGGACAAGCTCCGCACCGGTCGCCTCGACAATCACGACTGGGTGAACCTGCGTTCGGCCATGACCATGCTCAAGGGCGCGCAGATGTTCATCGACCAGACGCCCTCCCTGTCGCCCGTCGACCTGCGCGCGCGGGCGCGCCGCATGAAGCGCGACCACGACATCGGTCTGATCGTGATCGACTACCTGCAGCTGATGAAGGTGCCCGGCCTCGGTGAGAACCGCACTCAGGAAATCAGCGAGATCTCGCGCAGCCTGAAAGCCCTGGCCAAGGAGCTGCAGGTGCCGGTCATCGCCCTGTCGCAGCTCAACCGTGCCCTCGAACAACGCCCGGACAAGCGCCCGAAAATGGCCGACCTGCGCGAATCCGGCGCCATCGAGCAGGACGCGGACCTGATCCTGTTCATCTATCGTGACGAGGTCTACAACGAGGATTCGCCGGACAAGGGCAAGGCCGAGATCATCATCGGCAAGCACCGAAACGGCGCCACCGGACACTTCAACCTGAGCTTCCAGGGCGAGTTCCTGCGTTTTCGGGACTTCACCTACGACCACCACGGCCTCGACGGCTGA
- the rpsR gene encoding 30S ribosomal protein S18 produces the protein MARFMRRRKYCRFTVEGIEHVDYKDVDLLKDFVGETGKIVPSRITGTKAKYQRQLATAIKRARYLALLPYSDNH, from the coding sequence ATGGCCCGATTCATGAGACGACGCAAGTACTGCCGCTTCACGGTGGAAGGCATCGAGCACGTTGACTACAAGGACGTCGACCTGCTGAAGGATTTCGTCGGTGAGACCGGCAAGATCGTGCCCAGCCGCATCACCGGCACCAAGGCCAAGTACCAGCGCCAGCTGGCCACGGCCATCAAGCGTGCACGCTATCTGGCCCTGCTGCCGTATTCGGACAACCACTGA
- a CDS encoding SDR family oxidoreductase — MDMKLNGKHALVCGASQGIGQASAEALAELGARVTVVARSADKLSAVASQLDRINGEKNQWIAVDLSNESEIEARLLPALAKDPVQVLVLNAGGPPPGPLQSADPQAFIDGMRPHLVASQHLLRAALPGMREAGYGRIINIISTSVYEPIPGLGVSNTVRAAVAAWAKTLVGELGPDGITVNNVLPGFTATSRLDKIIEGKARQQDMSDAEVAEQLRSFVPLRRFAQPEEVANAVAFLASPAAAYISGVSLAVDGGRLKSL, encoded by the coding sequence ATGGACATGAAACTGAACGGAAAGCACGCCCTGGTCTGCGGCGCCAGCCAGGGCATCGGCCAGGCCAGCGCCGAAGCGCTGGCCGAGCTCGGCGCCCGGGTCACCGTCGTGGCCCGCTCGGCGGACAAGCTATCGGCCGTTGCCAGCCAGCTTGATCGAATCAATGGCGAGAAGAATCAGTGGATTGCCGTTGATCTTTCGAACGAGTCCGAGATCGAAGCCAGGCTCCTACCCGCCCTGGCGAAGGATCCAGTCCAGGTCCTGGTCCTGAACGCCGGCGGCCCGCCGCCGGGTCCCCTGCAGTCGGCGGACCCGCAGGCCTTCATCGATGGCATGCGCCCGCACCTCGTCGCCAGCCAGCACCTGCTGCGCGCCGCCCTGCCCGGCATGCGCGAGGCCGGCTACGGCCGGATCATCAACATCATTTCCACCTCGGTCTACGAGCCGATCCCGGGCCTGGGCGTCTCCAACACGGTCCGCGCCGCCGTCGCCGCCTGGGCCAAGACTCTCGTCGGCGAGCTGGGCCCGGACGGCATCACGGTCAACAACGTCCTGCCCGGCTTCACCGCCACCTCCCGCCTGGACAAGATCATCGAAGGCAAGGCTCGGCAGCAGGACATGAGCGACGCCGAGGTGGCCGAGCAGCTTCGATCCTTCGTGCCGCTGCGGCGCTTTGCCCAACCGGAGGAAGTCGCCAATGCGGTCGCCTTCCTGGCCAGCCCGGCGGCGGCCTACATCTCCGGCGTCAGTCTGGCGGTCGACGGCGGTCGCCTGAAATCGCTGTGA
- a CDS encoding 3-hydroxyanthranilate 3,4-dioxygenase, which yields MLPPIDFKRWIEDNRHLLKPPVGNKCVYDEDFIVMVVGGPNQRSDYHYDEGPEFFYQLEGDMILKLMEEDGPRDVRIREGEIFYLPPKVPHSPQRLENTVGLVIERKRLPHEKDGLMWFCPACHHKLHEEYFHLESIENQFPPIIQRFLGSEELRRCDRCGEMHPA from the coding sequence ATGCTGCCACCGATCGACTTCAAGCGCTGGATCGAAGACAACCGCCACCTGCTCAAGCCCCCTGTCGGCAACAAGTGCGTCTATGACGAGGACTTCATCGTCATGGTCGTCGGCGGCCCCAACCAGCGCAGCGATTACCACTACGACGAAGGCCCCGAGTTCTTCTACCAGCTCGAGGGCGACATGATCCTGAAGCTGATGGAAGAGGACGGCCCGCGGGATGTCCGCATTCGCGAAGGCGAGATCTTCTACCTGCCGCCGAAGGTGCCGCATTCACCGCAGCGCCTGGAAAACACCGTCGGCCTGGTGATCGAGCGCAAGCGTCTGCCCCATGAGAAGGACGGCCTGATGTGGTTCTGCCCGGCCTGCCACCACAAGCTCCACGAGGAGTACTTCCACCTCGAGAGCATCGAGAACCAGTTTCCGCCGATCATCCAGCGCTTCCTCGGCAGCGAGGAGCTGCGCCGCTGCGATCGCTGCGGGGAAATGCACCCGGCCTGA
- a CDS encoding HesB/IscA family protein, translated as MATATEPEMQEKRVELTPSAAARVREFMARDGGIGLRLSVHRTGCSGWAYDVGIAEAVEEGDHVFEAGGLKVLVDDRALPMVAGTTVDFVHEGLVREFRFRNPNVTGECGCGESFTVG; from the coding sequence ATGGCTACGGCAACTGAACCCGAAATGCAGGAAAAACGCGTTGAACTGACGCCTTCGGCCGCTGCGCGGGTGCGCGAATTCATGGCTCGGGACGGCGGCATCGGCCTGCGCCTGAGCGTGCACCGGACCGGCTGCTCGGGCTGGGCCTACGACGTCGGCATCGCCGAGGCGGTCGAGGAGGGCGATCACGTCTTCGAGGCCGGGGGCCTCAAGGTCCTGGTGGATGATCGGGCCCTGCCCATGGTGGCCGGCACCACGGTCGATTTCGTCCATGAAGGCCTGGTGCGCGAATTCCGCTTCCGAAACCCCAATGTCACCGGCGAGTGCGGCTGCGGGGAGAGCTTTACCGTCGGCTAA
- the rpsF gene encoding 30S ribosomal protein S6 — protein MRHYEIVLLVHPDQSDQVPGMLERYRSVVESNGGTVHRSEDWGRLQLAYTIAKLHKAHYLMINIECDAATLEELEGIFRFNDAILRHLVVRKDEAETEPSIMLKRKESKDEREKSRRVSNDDDDSSDDDNDDDSDDDSDDDSDSDRSED, from the coding sequence ATGCGTCATTATGAAATCGTACTGCTGGTCCACCCGGACCAGAGCGATCAAGTGCCGGGGATGCTGGAACGCTACCGCTCTGTGGTCGAAAGCAACGGTGGCACCGTTCACCGCAGCGAAGACTGGGGCCGTCTGCAGCTGGCCTACACCATCGCCAAGCTGCACAAGGCGCACTACCTGATGATCAACATCGAGTGCGACGCGGCCACCCTGGAAGAGCTGGAAGGCATCTTCCGCTTCAACGACGCCATCCTGCGCCACCTCGTGGTGCGCAAGGACGAGGCCGAGACCGAGCCCTCGATCATGCTCAAGCGCAAGGAGAGCAAGGACGAGCGCGAGAAGAGCCGCCGCGTGTCGAACGATGACGACGACAGCAGCGACGATGACAACGACGATGACAGCGATGACGATTCCGATGATGATTCGGATTCGGATCGCTCGGAGGATTGA
- the alr gene encoding alanine racemase translates to MARNTLARIDTRALSHNLARIRELAPDSRVMAVVKADAYGHRLDLCLPALASADLLAVATLEEARAIRRLGTGQAILLLEGVSHDEDLAVADELGLELTVHHVAQIEALERYGRSTSPRLWLKIDSGMHRLGVPPEQAAACHARLRRLVGVEQVNLMSHFARADEADPAPTARQMQRFEQAVEGLEGERCLANSAAIVAHPGSRADWVRAGILLYGISPFEDGHAGELGFRPVMTLVSELIAINEVAAGEAIGYGARFRTERDLRVGVASIGYGDGYPRSLVDGSPVLVDGHRCALAGRVSMDMITIDLTACPGASIGSPVVLWGDGLPVEEVARHAGTIPYELVCRITRRVRYRGC, encoded by the coding sequence ATGGCGCGCAACACCCTGGCACGAATCGACACCCGGGCCCTGAGTCACAACCTGGCTCGGATTCGCGAGCTGGCGCCTGACAGTCGGGTCATGGCCGTGGTCAAGGCCGATGCCTACGGTCACCGCCTCGACCTGTGCCTGCCGGCCCTGGCGTCTGCCGATCTGCTGGCCGTGGCGACCCTCGAGGAAGCCCGGGCCATCCGCCGGCTGGGTACCGGGCAGGCGATCCTGCTGCTCGAAGGGGTCAGCCACGACGAGGATCTGGCCGTGGCCGACGAGCTCGGCCTGGAACTCACGGTCCACCATGTGGCGCAGATCGAGGCCCTGGAGCGCTACGGGCGCTCCACCAGCCCGCGCCTGTGGCTGAAGATCGACAGCGGCATGCACCGCCTCGGCGTGCCACCGGAGCAGGCGGCGGCGTGCCATGCGCGGCTTCGGCGCCTGGTGGGCGTCGAACAGGTCAATCTCATGAGCCACTTCGCTCGCGCCGACGAAGCCGACCCGGCGCCGACGGCCCGGCAGATGCAGCGTTTCGAGCAAGCGGTCGAGGGGCTCGAGGGCGAGCGTTGTCTGGCCAACTCGGCTGCCATCGTTGCTCATCCCGGAAGTCGGGCCGACTGGGTGCGGGCCGGTATCCTGCTCTACGGCATCTCGCCCTTCGAGGATGGCCATGCCGGCGAGCTCGGCTTTCGACCCGTCATGACCCTGGTCAGCGAGCTGATCGCGATCAACGAGGTGGCGGCCGGAGAGGCGATCGGCTATGGCGCCCGCTTCAGGACCGAGCGGGATCTGCGGGTGGGGGTCGCTTCCATCGGCTACGGGGACGGTTATCCCCGCAGCCTGGTCGACGGCAGTCCGGTACTCGTGGATGGACATCGCTGCGCCCTGGCCGGGCGAGTGTCGATGGACATGATCACCATCGATCTGACTGCCTGCCCGGGGGCCAGTATCGGTTCGCCCGTGGTCCTGTGGGGCGATGGGCTTCCGGTGGAAGAGGTGGCCCGGCACGCCGGCACCATCCCCTATGAACTGGTCTGCCGCATTACCCGCCGGGTTCGCTACCGAGGATGCTGA
- a CDS encoding RidA family protein, with the protein MSDKIHSDTAPRPVGSYPHARRVGNLLFLSGLGPRIPGSDEVPGNVYDEAGTLIDYDIEAQTRQLVANLDQVLASAGASRANLVDITVFLTDMKRDFKRFNAIYAEYFTEAAPCRTTVEINALPTPIAIEFKCMAAFAE; encoded by the coding sequence ATGAGCGACAAGATCCACTCCGACACCGCCCCGCGCCCCGTCGGCAGCTATCCGCACGCCCGCCGAGTCGGCAATCTGCTGTTCCTGTCCGGTCTCGGCCCGCGGATCCCGGGCAGCGATGAAGTCCCCGGCAACGTCTACGACGAGGCCGGCACGCTGATCGACTACGACATCGAGGCCCAGACCCGTCAGCTCGTCGCCAACCTGGACCAGGTGCTGGCATCGGCGGGCGCCAGCCGCGCCAACCTGGTCGACATCACCGTCTTCCTGACCGACATGAAACGGGACTTCAAGCGCTTCAACGCGATCTACGCCGAGTATTTCACCGAAGCCGCGCCCTGCCGGACCACGGTCGAGATCAACGCCCTGCCGACCCCGATCGCGATCGAATTCAAGTGCATGGCGGCCTTCGCCGAGTAG
- the asnS gene encoding asparagine--tRNA ligase, translating to MQTVSVRQVLSGDVAAGTKVTVQGWVRTRRDSKAGFSFIHLNDGSCFANLQLVASKDLPNYEEGILKLTSGASLSCIGEVVESKGRGQSLEIQAESIEVLGLVEDPDTYPIQPKQHSFEFLRTVAHLRPRTNTFGAVTRVRHAAARAVHEFFDQHGYYWVNTPIITASDAEGAGEMFRVSTLDLANLPRNDKGEIDFHQDFFGRETFLTVSGQLNVEAFCLAMSKVYTFGPTFRAENSNTTRHLAEFWMVEPEVAFADLEDLAALAENFLKFVFARVLERCGEDMAFFAERIEPEAINRLEALVNSDFVQMDYAEAVRILQASGKKFEYAPEWGVDLQTEHERFLTEQHCKAPVVVKNYPTEIKAFYMRLNDGGETVAAMDVLAPGIGEIIGGSQREERLDVLSRRMSEHGLDPSTYQWFLDLRRYGTVPHAGFGLGFERLLNYITGLGNIRDVIPYPRTPGSAPF from the coding sequence ATGCAAACCGTCAGCGTCCGACAAGTGCTGTCCGGCGATGTAGCCGCCGGCACGAAAGTCACCGTCCAGGGCTGGGTTCGAACCCGGCGAGACTCCAAGGCCGGCTTTTCCTTCATCCACCTGAACGACGGCTCCTGCTTTGCCAATCTGCAGCTGGTCGCCAGCAAGGACCTGCCGAATTACGAAGAGGGCATCCTGAAGCTGACCAGCGGCGCCTCGCTGAGCTGCATCGGTGAGGTGGTCGAATCCAAGGGCCGCGGCCAGAGCCTGGAGATCCAGGCCGAGTCGATCGAGGTGCTCGGCCTGGTCGAGGACCCGGACACCTATCCCATCCAGCCCAAGCAGCACAGCTTCGAGTTCCTGCGCACCGTCGCGCATCTTCGCCCCAGGACCAACACCTTCGGCGCCGTGACCCGCGTGCGCCATGCGGCCGCGCGCGCCGTGCACGAGTTCTTCGATCAGCACGGCTACTACTGGGTCAACACCCCCATCATCACCGCCTCCGACGCCGAGGGCGCGGGCGAGATGTTCCGGGTCTCGACCCTGGATCTGGCCAACCTGCCGCGCAATGACAAGGGCGAGATCGACTTCCACCAGGACTTCTTCGGGCGCGAGACCTTCCTGACGGTCTCGGGTCAGCTCAACGTCGAGGCCTTCTGCCTGGCCATGAGCAAGGTCTACACCTTCGGCCCGACCTTCCGCGCCGAGAACTCGAACACGACCCGCCACCTGGCCGAATTCTGGATGGTCGAGCCCGAGGTGGCCTTTGCCGACCTCGAAGACCTGGCGGCCCTGGCCGAGAACTTCCTGAAGTTCGTCTTCGCCCGCGTGCTCGAGCGCTGCGGTGAGGACATGGCCTTCTTTGCCGAGCGCATCGAGCCCGAGGCCATCAATCGCCTCGAGGCCCTGGTCAACAGCGACTTCGTGCAGATGGACTACGCCGAAGCCGTCAGGATCCTCCAGGCCAGCGGCAAGAAGTTCGAGTACGCGCCGGAATGGGGCGTGGACCTGCAGACCGAGCACGAGCGCTTCCTGACCGAGCAGCACTGCAAGGCACCGGTGGTGGTGAAGAACTACCCGACCGAGATCAAGGCCTTCTACATGCGCCTGAACGACGGTGGAGAAACCGTGGCGGCCATGGACGTGCTCGCCCCGGGCATCGGCGAGATCATCGGCGGCAGCCAGCGCGAGGAACGACTCGATGTGCTCAGCCGTCGCATGAGCGAACACGGTCTGGATCCGTCGACCTATCAGTGGTTCCTGGATCTGCGCCGTTACGGCACGGTCCCCCACGCCGGCTTCGGCCTGGGCTTCGAGCGCCTGCTGAACTACATCACCGGCCTGGGCAATATCCGCGACGTCATCCCCTACCCGCGCACGCCCGGCAGCGCGCCGTTCTGA